A genomic region of Microbacterium schleiferi contains the following coding sequences:
- a CDS encoding PLP-dependent aminotransferase family protein: protein MESRMSARALTIALGGWRTREPAYEALADGIRLLCLDNRIAPRTALPAERELALALRISRSTVSMAYQSLRDSGHISSLRGSGSVTLPLGRREVGRILETEGTIDLQQASPPAWPGLAGHMADVAADAATLASRSGYDVLGRAELREAIAEHFRARGLPTEPRQIMITAGAQSAIHLLASVLIGRGDRVAIETPTYPHAADALRRAGGRLVGIPVSPESGWDLERVAESFARTRPVLAYLMPDFQNPTGRSMSVHEREAVELAAGRSGTRLILDETTADLDIARGFQDRGFRTTDESLVVRVGSLGKTVWGGLRVGWIRTDHDLIDRLVQERPAYDLGTPEFEQAVAAGLIPRLPEIARHRGEYLGEGRDALVSALAERLPEWRVPSVDGGVALWVELNAPLSSALVLQAREAGLLLAAGPRFALEGGNERHLRIPFTAPPSDLRRAVEILAEVWPGVLRDAPHGVRDLWSSPSELESHRGSHHVDNTRASTASSRLQNCPSAWNLRSRGWKRFAAKCSPCSSRPTRTCPIGPRPGSTTRQASIPMGMSCIRGLCICVSLRNRT, encoded by the coding sequence ATGGAGTCTCGAATGTCAGCCCGTGCCCTGACCATCGCGCTCGGCGGCTGGCGCACGAGGGAGCCGGCGTATGAGGCGCTGGCCGACGGCATTCGCCTCCTGTGCCTGGACAACCGCATTGCGCCGCGAACGGCGCTTCCCGCCGAGCGAGAGCTGGCCCTCGCCCTCCGGATCAGCCGCAGCACCGTGTCGATGGCGTATCAGAGCTTGCGGGACTCCGGCCACATCAGCAGCCTGCGCGGCTCGGGCAGCGTCACTCTGCCGCTGGGGCGTCGCGAGGTGGGGCGGATCCTCGAAACCGAGGGAACGATCGACCTGCAGCAGGCGAGCCCACCCGCCTGGCCGGGCCTGGCCGGCCACATGGCGGATGTCGCCGCCGATGCAGCGACCCTCGCCTCACGCTCCGGCTACGACGTCCTCGGGCGCGCCGAGTTGCGCGAGGCCATCGCCGAGCACTTCCGTGCCCGAGGCCTGCCCACGGAGCCGCGCCAGATCATGATCACCGCGGGCGCCCAGAGCGCGATCCACCTGCTGGCCAGCGTGCTCATCGGACGAGGTGACCGTGTGGCGATCGAGACGCCGACGTACCCGCACGCCGCAGACGCGCTGCGGCGCGCGGGCGGACGGCTCGTCGGCATCCCGGTATCGCCGGAGAGCGGTTGGGACCTGGAGCGCGTCGCCGAGTCGTTCGCCCGAACGCGGCCCGTGCTTGCGTACCTCATGCCCGACTTCCAGAACCCCACCGGGCGCAGCATGTCGGTGCACGAGCGCGAGGCCGTCGAACTGGCAGCGGGCCGGTCGGGAACCCGCCTCATCCTGGATGAGACCACGGCCGATCTTGACATCGCTCGCGGGTTCCAGGATCGCGGATTCCGCACGACCGACGAAAGCCTCGTCGTGCGCGTCGGTTCGCTGGGCAAGACCGTGTGGGGTGGCCTTCGTGTCGGATGGATCCGAACCGATCACGACCTCATCGACCGGCTCGTGCAGGAGCGGCCCGCCTACGATCTGGGAACTCCGGAGTTTGAACAGGCGGTCGCAGCCGGGCTGATCCCACGATTGCCCGAGATCGCTCGCCATCGCGGTGAGTATCTGGGCGAGGGGCGAGATGCCCTGGTTTCGGCGCTGGCTGAGCGGCTGCCGGAGTGGCGTGTTCCCTCCGTTGATGGGGGAGTCGCGCTGTGGGTCGAGCTGAACGCGCCGTTGAGTTCGGCGCTGGTGCTCCAGGCGCGAGAAGCGGGGCTCCTGCTGGCAGCTGGCCCGAGGTTCGCGTTGGAAGGCGGAAACGAACGACATCTGCGCATCCCCTTCACCGCGCCCCCCAGTGATCTGCGGCGCGCGGTGGAGATTCTGGCTGAGGTCTGGCCGGGGGTTCTCCGGGATGCACCGCATGGCGTCCGCGACCTGTGGAGTTCCCCGTCTGAGCTGGAGAGCCACCGGGGCTCACATCACGTCGACAACACGAGGGCGTCGACGGCGTCCTCCCGGCTCCAGAACTGCCCGAGCGCGTGGAACCTCCGGTCGCGCGGGTGGAAGCGCTTCGCGGCGAAGTGCTCGCCCTGCTCGTCTCGACCGACGCGCACCTGTCCGATCGGTCCGCGGCCCGGGTCGACGACCCGCCAGGCGTCGATCCCGATGGGGATGAGCTGTATCCGTGGTCTCTGCATCTGCGTGTCCCTCCGCAATCGAACATAG
- a CDS encoding YczE/YyaS/YitT family protein: MPRRILQLLIGLPLYGVGAALTVDAGLGVDPWTVLAEGLSLRTGIGVGWMTNILGLLILLVWIPLRQRPGIGTVANILIVGTAMQLALWVLPPISGFLAQFAMLVGGILLVAIASGLYIGARFGPGPRDGLMTGLRSRFGMPIWAARASVELTVLVLGWLLGGTVGLGTVLFAATIGPLVHVTLPLFDTALASGRARLRQAASGVASATSPR; encoded by the coding sequence ATGCCTCGCCGCATCCTGCAACTTCTCATCGGACTCCCCCTCTACGGGGTCGGTGCTGCGCTGACGGTGGATGCAGGGCTCGGTGTCGACCCGTGGACCGTGCTGGCCGAGGGGCTCTCTCTGCGCACGGGAATCGGCGTCGGGTGGATGACCAACATCCTCGGCTTGCTGATCCTGCTCGTCTGGATTCCCCTTCGGCAGCGCCCCGGGATCGGCACCGTCGCCAACATCCTGATCGTGGGCACCGCGATGCAACTCGCCCTGTGGGTCCTGCCGCCGATCTCCGGGTTCCTGGCTCAGTTCGCGATGCTCGTGGGCGGCATCCTGCTCGTCGCCATCGCCTCGGGCCTGTACATCGGCGCCCGTTTCGGGCCCGGACCGCGCGATGGGCTCATGACCGGTCTCCGCAGCCGGTTCGGGATGCCGATCTGGGCCGCGCGAGCCAGTGTCGAACTGACGGTTCTGGTTCTCGGGTGGCTTCTGGGTGGCACCGTCGGACTGGGCACCGTGCTGTTCGCAGCGACCATCGGCCCTCTCGTCCACGTGACACTGCCGCTGTTCGACACCGCTCTGGCAAGCGGTCGGGCGCGGCTGCGACAGGCAGCCTCCGGCGTGGCGTCGGCGACCTCACCGAGGTAG
- the orn gene encoding oligoribonuclease has protein sequence MASSENDRLVWIDCEMTGLDLAVDELVEIAVIVTDFELRPLDPGFQIVIKPDASALANMNDFVTAMHEKSGLLTEIPNGVSVAEAEFEVLEYIQRFVPQEGKAPLAGNTIGTDRMFLAKYMPRVDRWLHYRNVDVSSIKELSRRWYPRAYIHAPAKDGGHRALADISESLRELAYYRSAVFVPEPGPSSDEAKQAAAAAVSAFAPGV, from the coding sequence ATGGCTTCGAGCGAGAACGACCGTCTGGTGTGGATCGACTGCGAGATGACCGGACTGGATCTCGCCGTCGATGAACTCGTCGAGATCGCCGTCATCGTCACCGACTTCGAGTTGCGTCCCCTGGACCCCGGGTTCCAGATCGTGATCAAGCCGGATGCCTCGGCCCTCGCGAACATGAACGATTTCGTCACCGCCATGCATGAAAAATCGGGCTTGCTCACCGAGATCCCCAACGGTGTCAGCGTTGCCGAAGCGGAGTTTGAGGTCCTCGAGTACATTCAGCGCTTCGTACCCCAGGAGGGGAAGGCGCCGCTCGCGGGTAACACCATCGGCACCGACCGTATGTTCCTTGCGAAGTACATGCCCCGTGTCGACCGGTGGCTTCACTACCGCAACGTCGACGTGTCGAGCATCAAGGAGCTCTCGCGGCGCTGGTACCCCCGCGCCTACATCCACGCCCCGGCGAAGGATGGCGGACACCGCGCCCTCGCCGACATCAGCGAATCGCTGCGTGAACTGGCCTACTACCGCAGCGCGGTGTTCGTCCCCGAGCCGGGACCGAGCAGCGACGAGGCCAAGCAGGCTGCGGCTGCAGCCGTGTCGGCGTTCGCGCCCGGCGTGTGA
- a CDS encoding metallopeptidase family protein, translating to MDADAFEQLVVEELDRLPDDMVDGLDNVVFVVEDRGEDGSLDLLGLYDGWALTERDRYGVGELPDRIIVYREAHLAACDDLDELRAEIHTTLVHEIAHFYGIDDDRLHELGWA from the coding sequence ATGGATGCCGATGCGTTCGAGCAACTCGTCGTCGAGGAGCTCGACCGGCTTCCCGACGACATGGTCGACGGGCTCGACAACGTCGTCTTCGTGGTCGAAGACCGTGGCGAGGATGGTTCGCTGGACCTTCTCGGCCTCTACGACGGCTGGGCGTTGACGGAACGCGATCGATATGGCGTGGGTGAGCTTCCCGATCGGATCATCGTCTATCGTGAAGCGCACCTGGCAGCGTGCGACGATCTCGACGAGCTTCGTGCTGAGATCCATACGACTCTTGTCCACGAGATCGCCCACTTCTACGGGATTGACGACGACCGGCTCCACGAGTTGGGATGGGCTTGA
- the clpS gene encoding ATP-dependent Clp protease adapter ClpS gives MGLMNSATLPRADEDVDTRRAPETPWQTVVWNDPVNLMSYVTHVFRTYFGFSAQRAESLMLAVHHEGHAVVAEGAREQMELHVHAMHDYGLSATVRKAPE, from the coding sequence ATGGGCTTGATGAACAGCGCGACACTCCCCCGGGCCGATGAGGATGTCGACACGCGCCGCGCTCCCGAAACGCCATGGCAGACGGTCGTGTGGAATGACCCCGTCAATCTCATGAGCTATGTCACCCACGTCTTCCGCACCTACTTCGGCTTCAGCGCGCAGCGCGCGGAATCTCTCATGCTCGCGGTGCATCACGAGGGCCACGCGGTGGTCGCCGAGGGCGCCCGGGAGCAGATGGAGCTCCACGTTCACGCCATGCACGACTACGGCCTCTCCGCCACCGTCCGAAAGGCCCCGGAATGA
- a CDS encoding DUF2017 family protein: MTRELVMAITRIEALHLSQMTEQFRDLLEATTDASSDDAVARLVPEGYRDDDDAAREFRRLTERELLDRRHTDAETVLGILGPTLPAMPVTPDDPALTEEVVVHASAEDVSALLRTLSAIRLVLATRLGIQADDDHDSTDPRFGIYDWLGYRLDSLITAIDADPDSHDS, encoded by the coding sequence ATGACTCGTGAGCTCGTGATGGCGATCACCCGGATCGAGGCTCTGCATCTGTCGCAGATGACGGAGCAGTTCCGAGACCTCCTCGAGGCAACGACGGATGCCTCCAGCGATGATGCCGTGGCTCGACTGGTTCCCGAGGGATACCGTGACGACGATGATGCCGCGCGCGAGTTTCGGCGGCTCACCGAACGGGAGCTCCTCGACCGCCGTCACACGGATGCCGAGACCGTTCTCGGCATCCTGGGTCCGACGCTGCCCGCGATGCCTGTGACGCCCGACGACCCGGCACTCACGGAAGAGGTCGTCGTGCACGCGAGCGCCGAGGACGTGAGCGCTCTGCTGCGCACCCTGTCGGCGATTCGGCTTGTGCTGGCAACGCGACTCGGGATTCAGGCCGACGACGACCACGACTCCACCGACCCCCGATTCGGGATCTACGACTGGCTCGGCTACCGACTCGACAGCCTCATCACCGCCATCGACGCGGACCCGGACTCTCACGACTCCTGA
- the dinB gene encoding DNA polymerase IV, protein MGRGDGRNRLVSLDDADDTGADILHVDMDAFYAAVEVLDDPTLAGKPIIIGAPESRSVVSSASYEARAFGVRAAMPVGQALRLCPQAIVVPPHFDRYLALSREVMRVFHDITPLVEPLSIDEAFLDVRGARRLWGSPGTIARMLRVRVRDETGLTCSIGAAATKHVAKMASTLSKPDGLLIVAEADTAAFLAPRSVRALWGVGPKAAEALESRGIHTVSDVLDAPQAVLERALGAAMGERVWNLARGRDAREVTTTRVEKSVGHEETFHTDISDPAVLRSELRRLADRVAARLRAASWEAGAVAIKIRFADFSTVSRSRSLADPSSVGQRIGDVALELFDAIDRRLPVRLVGVRAEKLRTLTESAPALWDDDGEWRRVESALDTAVARFGRGAVTRATLISERGGGTLPSNPRPPRESPS, encoded by the coding sequence ATGGGACGAGGGGACGGCAGGAATCGCCTCGTGTCGCTCGATGATGCGGATGACACCGGCGCCGACATCCTGCACGTCGACATGGACGCGTTCTACGCGGCCGTCGAGGTGCTCGATGACCCGACGCTCGCGGGCAAGCCCATCATCATCGGCGCTCCCGAGAGTCGCTCTGTTGTCTCGAGCGCGTCGTACGAGGCGCGTGCGTTCGGTGTCCGGGCCGCCATGCCGGTGGGGCAGGCGCTGCGACTGTGCCCCCAGGCGATCGTCGTGCCGCCCCACTTCGATCGCTACCTCGCGCTCTCGCGTGAGGTGATGCGCGTCTTCCACGACATCACGCCGCTGGTCGAGCCGCTGTCGATCGACGAAGCGTTCCTCGACGTGCGCGGGGCGCGACGCCTCTGGGGATCGCCCGGAACGATCGCACGGATGCTGCGGGTTCGCGTGCGGGACGAGACCGGCCTGACCTGCAGCATCGGAGCGGCAGCGACGAAGCATGTCGCAAAGATGGCCTCCACGCTGAGCAAGCCCGATGGACTCCTCATCGTCGCCGAGGCGGACACCGCGGCGTTTCTTGCGCCGAGGTCGGTGCGCGCGCTGTGGGGCGTGGGACCGAAAGCCGCCGAAGCTCTGGAGTCTCGCGGTATCCACACGGTTTCCGATGTGCTGGATGCTCCGCAGGCGGTGCTCGAGCGTGCACTGGGCGCAGCGATGGGCGAGCGCGTGTGGAATCTGGCGCGCGGGCGCGACGCGCGGGAGGTGACCACGACGCGCGTCGAGAAGAGCGTCGGGCACGAAGAGACCTTTCACACCGACATCAGCGACCCGGCCGTGCTCCGCTCCGAGCTGCGCCGCCTGGCCGATCGCGTGGCGGCGCGGCTGCGCGCGGCATCCTGGGAGGCCGGCGCGGTGGCGATCAAGATCCGGTTCGCCGACTTCAGCACCGTGTCGCGCTCGCGCAGCCTTGCCGACCCGAGTTCGGTGGGGCAGCGCATCGGAGACGTCGCCCTCGAGCTCTTCGATGCCATCGACCGGCGGCTTCCCGTGCGACTCGTGGGGGTGCGCGCAGAGAAGCTGCGCACACTCACCGAGTCCGCGCCCGCCCTCTGGGACGACGACGGGGAATGGCGCCGCGTCGAGTCTGCGCTGGATACCGCGGTGGCGCGGTTCGGTCGGGGCGCCGTCACTCGCGCGACGCTCATCAGCGAGCGTGGCGGCGGAACGCTTCCGTCCAACCCTCGACCGCCGCGCGAATCACCCAGCTGA
- a CDS encoding DUF2202 domain-containing protein: MITSTRVLPLAVATAGLLATGLTGCAAASSPIVNVETSAGLADTITLEPSEPPTPDEATPTDLEAQLLYLIEEEKLAHDVYSVLGDLWGGNIFANIAASELSHQDAVAGLLVDHAITDPRSDDIGVFTDPQLQALFDQLVADGSASRDAAIDVGVVIEQTDIADLTEALSDAPEDVASVLERLLAGSQNHLAAFTRQA, translated from the coding sequence GTGATCACCTCAACCCGCGTCCTGCCCCTCGCCGTGGCGACGGCCGGCCTGCTCGCCACAGGCCTGACGGGATGCGCCGCGGCATCCTCGCCGATAGTGAATGTCGAGACGTCCGCGGGTCTGGCAGATACCATCACGCTCGAACCGAGCGAACCGCCGACGCCCGACGAAGCCACTCCGACAGACCTCGAGGCGCAACTGCTGTATCTGATCGAAGAAGAGAAGCTCGCGCACGACGTCTACAGCGTGCTCGGCGACCTGTGGGGCGGCAACATCTTCGCAAACATCGCCGCCTCCGAACTCTCGCACCAGGACGCTGTCGCAGGCCTGCTCGTCGACCACGCGATCACCGACCCGCGCTCTGATGACATCGGCGTCTTCACCGACCCCCAGCTGCAGGCCCTCTTTGATCAGCTCGTCGCCGACGGATCGGCATCCCGCGACGCCGCCATCGACGTCGGTGTCGTCATCGAGCAGACCGACATCGCTGACCTCACCGAAGCACTCTCCGACGCGCCAGAGGATGTCGCCAGCGTCCTGGAACGCCTGCTCGCCGGCTCACAGAACCACCTCGCGGCGTTCACTCGACAAGCCTGA
- the gatB gene encoding Asp-tRNA(Asn)/Glu-tRNA(Gln) amidotransferase subunit GatB — MATAKLMDFDKALEMFEPVLGFEVHVELNTETKMFSPAGNPAHASNHAAEPNTLVAPVDMGLPGALPVVNETAVRFSISLGLALGCSIAPSSRFARKNYFYPDLGKNYQISQYDEPIAFEGAVDVELADGTIVEVPIERAHMEEDAGKLTHMGGSTGRIQGAEYSLVDYNRAGVPLVEIVTKPIYGAEHRAPEIAKAYVQTIRDIVLALGISEARLERGNLRCDANVSLRPRAAAGEPPAPLGTRTETKNVNSMRSVERAVRHEIQRQAAILAAGGTITQETRHWHEDTGTTSPGRPKSDADDYRYFPEPDLLPVEPSSDLIESLRAALPEPPAARRRRLKTEWGFTDLEFQDVANGGILAEVEATIAAGASPAAARKWWTGEIARIANAQDREASELVSPAHVAALQGLVDAGTLTDKLARQVLEGVIAGEGTPQEVVDARGLAVVSDDGALIAAIDEALASQPDVMEKIRDGKVQAAGAIIGAVMKAMKGQADAVRVRELILERASQS; from the coding sequence ATGGCTACCGCGAAGCTCATGGACTTTGACAAGGCTCTCGAGATGTTCGAGCCGGTGCTCGGGTTCGAGGTGCACGTCGAGCTGAACACCGAAACCAAGATGTTCTCGCCGGCGGGCAACCCCGCCCACGCGTCCAACCACGCTGCGGAGCCGAACACGCTTGTCGCTCCCGTCGACATGGGTCTTCCGGGCGCGCTTCCGGTCGTCAACGAGACCGCGGTGCGCTTTTCTATCAGTCTGGGCCTGGCTCTCGGCTGCTCGATCGCGCCCTCGAGCCGGTTCGCCCGCAAGAACTACTTCTACCCCGACCTCGGCAAGAACTATCAGATCTCGCAGTACGACGAACCGATCGCCTTCGAGGGCGCCGTCGATGTCGAGCTGGCCGATGGCACGATCGTCGAGGTTCCGATCGAGCGCGCGCACATGGAGGAGGATGCCGGAAAGCTGACCCACATGGGAGGCTCGACCGGCCGCATCCAGGGCGCCGAGTACTCGCTCGTCGACTACAACCGCGCGGGTGTGCCCCTCGTCGAGATCGTCACGAAGCCGATCTACGGAGCCGAGCACCGCGCGCCCGAGATCGCCAAGGCGTACGTGCAGACGATCCGCGACATCGTGCTGGCGCTGGGGATCTCCGAAGCTCGTCTGGAACGCGGCAACCTCCGGTGTGACGCGAACGTGTCGCTGCGGCCCCGCGCGGCGGCCGGTGAGCCGCCGGCACCGCTGGGCACCCGCACCGAGACCAAGAACGTGAACTCCATGCGTTCGGTCGAGCGCGCCGTGCGCCACGAGATCCAGCGCCAGGCCGCGATCCTGGCGGCGGGTGGCACGATCACGCAAGAGACCCGTCACTGGCACGAAGACACCGGCACGACCTCTCCCGGCCGTCCGAAGTCGGATGCCGACGACTACCGGTACTTCCCCGAGCCGGACCTGCTGCCTGTGGAGCCCTCGAGCGACCTGATCGAATCGTTGCGCGCGGCTCTCCCCGAGCCCCCCGCAGCCCGACGTCGGCGCCTGAAGACCGAGTGGGGTTTCACCGATCTCGAGTTCCAGGATGTCGCCAATGGCGGCATCCTCGCCGAGGTCGAAGCGACGATTGCGGCGGGCGCGTCCCCCGCCGCTGCCCGCAAGTGGTGGACCGGTGAGATCGCCCGCATCGCGAACGCACAGGACCGCGAGGCGAGCGAACTCGTCTCACCGGCCCACGTGGCAGCGCTGCAGGGGCTGGTGGATGCCGGAACCCTGACCGACAAGCTCGCCCGGCAGGTACTGGAGGGTGTCATCGCCGGCGAGGGCACGCCTCAAGAGGTTGTCGACGCTCGCGGCCTCGCTGTCGTCTCAGACGACGGGGCGCTCATCGCCGCGATCGATGAGGCCCTCGCCTCCCAGCCCGACGTCATGGAGAAGATTCGCGACGGCAAGGTGCAGGCGGCGGGCGCCATCATCGGCGCGGTCATGAAGGCGATGAAGGGGCAGGCTGACGCTGTGCGCGTCCGCGAGCTGATCCTCGAGCGCGCTTCGCAGTCGTGA
- the gatA gene encoding Asp-tRNA(Asn)/Glu-tRNA(Gln) amidotransferase subunit GatA, with protein sequence MTDLTRLTAAELASSLASREISSVEATRAHLDRIAAVDADIHAFLHVSDHALEVAADIDARRAAGDDLHELAGVPLAIKDVLVTTDMPSTSGSRILDGYLSPYDATVVARSRAAGLVPLGKTNMDEFAMGSSTEHSAYGPTHNPWDLDRIPGGSGGGSAAAVAAFEAPLALGSDTGGSIRQPAHVTGTVGLKPTYGGVSRFGAIALASSLDQVGPVTRTVLDAGLLHDVIGGHDPHDSTSLADDWPSFADAAREGARGDVLKGLRVGVIRELPDSGFQSGVSESFRAALARMEAQGAEIVEISAPHFEYGVAAYYLILPAEASSNLAKFDSVRFGLRVDVPGGTVEDVMAATREAGFGDEVKRRIILGTYALSAGYYDAYYGSAQKVRTLIQQDFDQAFAQVDVIATPTAPTTAFRLGEKIDDPMQMYLNDVATIPANLAGVPGISLPSGLSVDDGLPVGIQFLAPARQDARLYRVGAALEALLLEEWGGPLLDRAPVLGAATGGRA encoded by the coding sequence GTGACAGATCTGACCCGCTTGACCGCCGCCGAGCTGGCATCCTCCCTCGCGTCACGGGAGATCTCGAGCGTTGAAGCCACCCGCGCCCATCTCGACCGGATCGCGGCGGTGGATGCCGACATCCACGCTTTCCTCCACGTCAGCGACCACGCCCTCGAGGTCGCGGCCGACATCGACGCCCGGCGTGCAGCGGGCGACGATCTTCACGAACTCGCGGGGGTGCCGCTCGCCATCAAGGACGTGCTGGTCACCACCGATATGCCCTCGACGAGCGGATCCCGCATTCTCGACGGGTACCTGTCGCCCTACGACGCGACGGTCGTTGCGCGTTCGCGAGCTGCCGGACTCGTTCCGCTCGGCAAGACGAACATGGATGAGTTCGCGATGGGCTCGTCCACCGAGCACTCCGCGTACGGGCCGACGCACAACCCGTGGGATCTCGACCGGATCCCCGGGGGCTCGGGTGGCGGCTCCGCGGCCGCCGTGGCAGCGTTCGAGGCGCCGCTCGCGCTCGGCTCCGACACCGGCGGGTCGATTCGTCAGCCTGCCCACGTCACCGGAACTGTCGGCCTCAAACCGACGTACGGCGGAGTGAGCCGCTTCGGGGCGATTGCCCTGGCATCGAGCCTCGACCAGGTCGGTCCGGTCACCCGTACGGTCCTCGATGCGGGTCTGCTGCACGACGTCATCGGCGGGCACGACCCGCACGATTCCACCTCTCTCGCCGACGATTGGCCGTCGTTCGCGGATGCCGCACGCGAGGGTGCCCGCGGTGATGTGCTGAAGGGTCTGCGTGTCGGTGTCATCCGGGAACTTCCCGACAGCGGCTTCCAGAGCGGCGTGTCGGAGTCGTTCCGCGCGGCGCTTGCCCGGATGGAAGCGCAGGGGGCCGAGATCGTCGAGATCAGCGCTCCCCACTTCGAGTACGGCGTCGCCGCGTACTACCTGATCCTCCCTGCCGAAGCCTCCAGCAACCTCGCGAAGTTCGACTCGGTGCGCTTCGGCCTGCGCGTCGACGTGCCCGGCGGAACCGTCGAGGATGTCATGGCAGCCACGCGCGAGGCCGGATTCGGCGACGAGGTCAAGCGTCGCATCATCCTCGGTACCTACGCCCTGAGTGCGGGCTACTACGACGCGTACTACGGGTCGGCCCAGAAGGTGCGCACGCTCATTCAGCAGGACTTCGATCAGGCGTTCGCGCAGGTCGACGTCATCGCCACCCCCACAGCACCCACCACGGCGTTCCGCCTCGGCGAGAAGATCGACGACCCGATGCAGATGTACCTCAACGATGTCGCGACGATCCCCGCGAACCTCGCCGGCGTGCCGGGAATCTCGCTGCCCTCGGGTCTTTCTGTCGACGACGGGCTGCCGGTCGGCATCCAGTTCCTTGCTCCAGCGCGACAGGATGCGCGTCTCTACCGCGTCGGGGCGGCCCTCGAGGCGCTGCTGCTCGAGGAATGGGGTGGTCCGTTGCTTGATCGGGCCCCCGTGCTGGGTGCGGCGACGGGAGGGCGTGCCTGA
- a CDS encoding TetR/AcrR family transcriptional regulator, translating into MANYHHGDLRRELLAEAARIAAESGPDALTLRELARRAGVSHAAPVHHFPTRRDLMTALAEEGFTSLSETLSSTGGDIYEHGVTYVTWALEHPGHYAVMWTPRLTDEQHPGLAAARVATWRILEESVSRARGGNADEADESTARESAYAAFAIVHGLAGIWLSGATPVPPDVDARAREIVGHLTFGHR; encoded by the coding sequence ATGGCGAACTATCACCACGGCGATCTCCGACGCGAGCTCCTGGCGGAGGCTGCGCGCATCGCGGCCGAGTCGGGCCCCGATGCCTTGACCTTGCGGGAGCTTGCCCGCCGCGCCGGAGTGAGTCATGCCGCCCCCGTGCACCACTTCCCCACCCGACGCGACCTCATGACCGCGCTGGCCGAAGAGGGATTCACATCCTTGAGTGAGACACTCTCGAGCACCGGGGGCGATATCTACGAGCACGGTGTGACGTACGTCACCTGGGCGCTGGAGCACCCCGGTCATTACGCGGTGATGTGGACGCCCCGACTCACCGATGAGCAGCACCCCGGTCTTGCCGCAGCCCGGGTTGCTACCTGGCGGATCCTCGAAGAATCGGTTTCTCGCGCCCGTGGCGGAAACGCGGACGAGGCCGACGAGAGCACCGCACGCGAGTCGGCGTATGCGGCCTTCGCGATCGTGCACGGACTGGCCGGAATCTGGCTCAGCGGAGCGACACCCGTGCCGCCGGATGTCGACGCACGGGCCCGAGAGATCGTGGGTCACCTGACGTTCGGGCACCGCTGA